The following are encoded in a window of Streptomyces sp. SAT1 genomic DNA:
- a CDS encoding TlpA disulfide reductase family protein — protein MPDRRTYAAVIAACALLAGCSSTAQVGDTSPQDALTRTLEPGERPAVPDLGGTSLDGRKIQLSDYRGKVVVLNVWAHWCGPCRLEAPELEKIQKEWSPRGVQVLGIANDSSRAEALTFQRDHHLGYPSLHDPAGRQVLRLPRGLVSTQTLPLTVVIDREGRAAAVRIGMTSESRMAKVLEPLLPAAAASGGPGR, from the coding sequence ATGCCGGACCGGCGTACGTACGCGGCGGTGATCGCGGCCTGCGCGCTGCTCGCGGGGTGCTCGTCCACCGCCCAGGTCGGCGACACCAGCCCCCAGGACGCGCTGACCCGCACCCTGGAGCCCGGCGAGCGCCCCGCCGTGCCGGACCTCGGCGGGACGTCCCTGGACGGCCGGAAGATCCAGCTGTCCGACTACCGGGGCAAGGTCGTCGTGCTCAACGTCTGGGCGCACTGGTGCGGCCCGTGCCGGCTGGAGGCCCCGGAGCTGGAGAAGATCCAGAAGGAGTGGTCGCCCCGCGGGGTGCAGGTGCTCGGGATCGCCAACGACAGCAGCCGCGCCGAGGCGCTCACCTTCCAGCGGGACCACCATCTGGGCTATCCGTCCCTGCACGATCCGGCGGGCAGGCAGGTGCTGCGCCTGCCCCGCGGACTGGTGAGCACCCAGACGCTTCCCCTCACCGTGGTCATAGACCGGGAGGGCCGGGCCGCGGCCGTCCGGATCGGGATGACGTCGGAGAGCCGGATGGCGAAGGTGCTCGAACCGCTGCTCCCCGCCGCGGCGGCGTCCGGCGGGCCGGGGCGCTGA
- a CDS encoding SCO2400 family protein, which yields MDYCSTCRRHLNGALVCPGCGAYAPDIAPNATTDSAHSYAPGPAAAGARETAVPDAPDAPDTAEVPQAPDGTDLSGLADLPDLPDLPQVRQRPGRAARRRQLARWKKTQRRALVATAVALVGGGLTVASMERGGGDRAQAAVPAQDGPHPDSVGRRPAGHGSAPAAGTGSAPGKTPGTGSSGVRHSSPPAAPAHHPSTLAGQGVRPDAAAPPAPVAPSAPATHPAPAARPADTSGTSAAGGTSGTGGAPAAHDSPDTLAQPPSTGPTAPQGTPPGHGSTDPSSPPAADPSSPRLCLLVLCLG from the coding sequence ATGGACTACTGCTCCACGTGCCGACGGCACCTCAACGGTGCCCTGGTGTGCCCCGGTTGCGGTGCGTACGCGCCGGACATAGCACCGAACGCCACCACGGACTCCGCGCACTCCTACGCTCCCGGCCCGGCGGCGGCCGGTGCCCGGGAGACCGCCGTACCGGACGCCCCGGACGCCCCGGACACCGCAGAGGTGCCGCAGGCGCCGGACGGGACGGACCTGTCGGGCCTAGCGGATCTGCCGGATCTGCCGGATCTGCCGCAGGTCCGGCAGCGGCCGGGGCGGGCGGCGCGGCGGCGGCAGCTGGCCCGCTGGAAGAAGACCCAGCGCCGGGCCCTGGTCGCCACGGCGGTGGCCCTGGTCGGCGGCGGTCTGACGGTCGCCTCGATGGAACGCGGCGGCGGTGACCGCGCCCAGGCGGCGGTCCCGGCGCAGGACGGCCCGCACCCGGACAGCGTCGGCAGGCGGCCCGCGGGCCACGGCTCCGCACCGGCGGCCGGGACCGGATCCGCCCCCGGGAAGACTCCCGGGACCGGCTCCTCCGGTGTGCGGCACTCCTCGCCTCCGGCCGCGCCCGCGCACCACCCCTCCACCCTGGCCGGACAGGGCGTACGCCCCGACGCCGCCGCCCCGCCCGCGCCGGTGGCGCCCTCCGCGCCCGCCACGCATCCGGCTCCGGCGGCGCGTCCGGCGGACACGTCCGGGACCTCGGCCGCGGGCGGTACCTCCGGGACCGGCGGCGCCCCGGCCGCGCACGATTCCCCGGACACACTGGCGCAGCCCCCGTCGACCGGGCCCACCGCTCCCCAGGGCACCCCGCCCGGACACGGCAGCACGGACCCGTCCTCGCCGCCCGCCGCGGATCCGTCGTCCCCGCGGCTCTGCCTGCTGGTCCTCTGCCTGGGCTGA
- a CDS encoding glycoside hydrolase family 13 protein — MTDRTDDAPPDLSSRDPDWWRQAVVYQVYPRSFADADGDGLGDIRGITRRLTHLAGLGVDAVWLSPFYPSELADGGYDVADHRDVDPRLGTLDDFDALVAEAHRLGLKVIADIVPNHSSHRHPWFQEALRAGPGSAARARYVFRDGRGDSGELPPTDWQSVFGGSAWRRVPDGQWYLHLFAPEQPDFDWSNEEVRADFRTTLRFWSDRGVDGFRVDVAHALVKDLDEPLRDVGDIGVTGEDALPRLEPGSHPYWDRDGVHEIYRDWRKIFDAYSPPRTAVAEAWVPDARRALYARPDELGQAFNFEYLQTGWDADELRAAIAASLATARAAGASATWVLSNHDVVRHASRLVLPPGTDENAWLLAGGRAPAVDPAAGLRRARAATLLMLALPGSAYLYQGEELGLPEVADLPTEVLQDPVWEQTGHVRKGRDGCRVPLPWTTTGPSYGFGPGGSWLPQPPAFAAYAVQAQDGVEGSTLELYRTALRLRRKLLAGESLTWTQDTPAGVLAFARSAGWRCVTNLSDGPVPLPPGEVLLSSGAPTGDRLEPDTTVWLA, encoded by the coding sequence GTGACTGACCGCACCGACGACGCGCCGCCCGACCTGTCCTCCCGCGACCCCGACTGGTGGCGGCAGGCCGTCGTCTACCAGGTCTACCCCCGCAGCTTCGCCGACGCCGACGGTGACGGACTCGGCGACATCCGGGGCATCACCCGGCGGCTGACGCATCTGGCCGGGCTCGGTGTCGACGCCGTGTGGCTCAGCCCGTTCTACCCCTCCGAACTGGCCGACGGCGGCTACGACGTCGCCGACCACCGGGACGTCGACCCCCGCCTGGGCACCCTCGACGACTTCGACGCGCTGGTCGCCGAGGCGCACCGCCTCGGCCTGAAGGTGATCGCGGACATCGTCCCCAACCACAGCTCGCACCGGCACCCCTGGTTCCAGGAGGCGCTGCGGGCCGGACCCGGCTCCGCCGCCCGCGCCCGGTACGTCTTCCGGGACGGCCGCGGCGACAGCGGCGAACTGCCGCCCACCGACTGGCAGTCCGTGTTCGGCGGCAGCGCCTGGCGGCGGGTGCCGGACGGCCAGTGGTACCTGCATCTGTTCGCCCCCGAGCAGCCGGACTTCGACTGGAGCAACGAGGAGGTGCGCGCCGACTTCCGCACCACCCTGCGGTTCTGGTCCGACCGGGGCGTGGACGGCTTCCGCGTCGACGTGGCGCACGCCCTGGTCAAGGACCTCGACGAGCCGCTGCGCGACGTCGGGGACATCGGCGTCACCGGCGAGGACGCGCTGCCGCGTCTGGAGCCGGGCAGCCACCCGTACTGGGACCGGGACGGCGTGCACGAGATCTACCGGGACTGGCGCAAGATCTTCGACGCCTACTCCCCGCCCCGCACCGCCGTCGCCGAGGCCTGGGTGCCGGACGCGCGGCGCGCGCTGTACGCCCGGCCCGACGAGCTGGGCCAGGCCTTCAACTTCGAGTACCTCCAGACCGGCTGGGACGCGGACGAGCTGCGCGCCGCCATCGCCGCCTCCCTGGCCACCGCGCGGGCCGCCGGTGCCTCCGCCACCTGGGTGCTCTCCAACCACGACGTGGTCCGGCACGCCTCCCGGCTGGTGCTCCCGCCGGGCACGGACGAGAACGCCTGGCTGCTGGCCGGCGGCCGGGCGCCCGCCGTGGACCCGGCGGCCGGACTGCGCCGGGCCCGCGCGGCGACCCTGCTGATGCTGGCCCTGCCCGGCTCGGCCTACCTCTACCAGGGCGAGGAACTGGGCCTGCCCGAGGTGGCCGACCTGCCCACCGAGGTGCTCCAGGACCCCGTCTGGGAGCAGACGGGCCATGTCCGCAAGGGCAGGGACGGTTGCCGGGTGCCGCTGCCGTGGACGACGACCGGGCCCTCGTACGGCTTCGGGCCCGGCGGGTCCTGGCTGCCGCAGCCGCCCGCCTTCGCCGCGTACGCCGTCCAGGCGCAGGACGGGGTGGAGGGCTCGACCCTGGAGCTGTACCGCACGGCGCTGCGGCTGCGCCGCAAGCTGCTCGCGGGCGAGTCGCTGACCTGGACGCAGGACACCCCGGCGGGCGTGCTGGCGTTCGCCCGCTCCGCGGGCTGGCGGTGTGTCACCAATCTGTCGGACGGGCCCGTACCGCTGCCGCCGGGCGAGGTGCTGCTGAGCAGCGGAGCGCCGACGGGCGACCGGCTGGAGCCGGACACCACCGTGTGGCTGGCATAG